In a single window of the Pocillopora verrucosa isolate sample1 chromosome 4, ASM3666991v2, whole genome shotgun sequence genome:
- the LOC131794709 gene encoding tumor necrosis factor alpha-induced protein 8 encodes MAEAAEPGSGFNSKSVALRAQKKILGKMASKNVAKAFVDDTTGELLDQLYKLAKLETGNKKEAEKLVKDLVKIVVKISILFRNDQLNREEIQIAEKFRRNFRSAAMTFISFYEVDFSFDKKFLTKNLEDCRSLIHQIIDRHLTAKSHGRVDHVFNYYANGEMLERVFQANRDGPYGTILKNIVDNLNKLMEEGSL; translated from the coding sequence ATGGCCGAAGCAGCTGAACCTGGTAGTGGATTTAACTCGAAAAGCGTTGCGTTGCGAGCGCAGAAGAAAATCCTGGGCAAAATGGCCTCGAAAAATGTGGCGAAAGCTTTCGTGGATGACACCACAGGCGAACTGCTTGATCAGCTATACAAGCTAGCGAAACTGGAGACAGGAAATAAGAAAGAAGCTGAAAAACTCGTGAAAGACTTAGTCAAAATTGTCGTCAAGATCAGCATACTGTTTCGAAATGACCAACTGAACCGCGAGGAAATTCAAATAGCAGAGAAATTTAGGAGAAACTTTCGATCTGCAGCCATGACTTTTATTAGTTTCTACGAGGTGGATTTCTCTTTCGATAAGAAATTTTTAACCAAGAACTTGGAGGACTGCCGAAGCCTGATTCATCAAATTATCGATCGGCACCTTACAGCGAAATCGCATGGAAGGGTTGATCACGTTTTTAACTACTATGCAAATGGTGAAATGTTAGAGCGTGTGTTTCAAGCAAACCGCGATGGACCTTACGGCACTATCCTTAAAAACATTGTAGACAATCTTAATAAGCTTATGGAAGAGGGCAGTTTATAG